In a genomic window of Streptomyces noursei ATCC 11455:
- a CDS encoding GlxA family transcriptional regulator, translated as MLKNVAAVLLENVHPFELGVICEVFGIDRREEGLPAYDFALVAAESSSVRAVPGFTISTPYGLDRLEDADLIAIPVGDNFHTRDFPPALLEALRQAVARGVRVVSVCVGAFVLGAAGLLDGRRCTTHWRYAQALAERYPKAQVEPGVLYVDEDPILTSAGTSAGIDACLHLVRKLQGSDVANAIARRMVVPPHREGGQAQYIERPVAHYGEDGVREVMVWAEKHLDQEISVEQLSARACMSPRTFARRFRTETGTTPYRWLLAQRLLNAQRLLENTDETMEVIAARTGFANAAALRYQFVRSLNTTPNAYRRAFRGRLSDITRQ; from the coding sequence ATGCTGAAGAACGTAGCCGCCGTCCTGCTCGAGAACGTTCATCCATTCGAGCTGGGTGTCATATGCGAAGTGTTCGGGATCGATCGACGGGAGGAGGGGCTGCCCGCGTACGACTTCGCGCTCGTCGCCGCGGAGTCCTCGTCGGTGCGGGCGGTGCCCGGGTTCACCATCAGCACGCCCTACGGTCTGGACCGGCTGGAGGACGCCGACCTCATCGCCATCCCGGTCGGGGACAACTTCCACACCAGGGACTTCCCGCCCGCCCTGCTGGAGGCCCTGCGCCAGGCGGTGGCCCGCGGGGTCCGGGTGGTGAGCGTCTGCGTCGGCGCCTTCGTCCTGGGCGCCGCCGGGCTGCTCGACGGACGACGCTGCACCACGCACTGGCGGTACGCCCAGGCACTCGCCGAGCGCTACCCCAAGGCCCAGGTCGAACCGGGAGTGCTCTACGTGGACGAGGACCCGATCCTCACCTCGGCCGGCACGTCGGCGGGCATCGATGCCTGCCTCCATCTGGTGCGCAAGCTCCAGGGCAGCGACGTCGCCAACGCCATCGCCCGGCGCATGGTGGTGCCCCCGCACCGGGAAGGCGGCCAGGCCCAGTACATCGAGCGACCGGTCGCCCACTACGGGGAGGACGGCGTACGCGAGGTGATGGTCTGGGCCGAGAAGCACCTGGACCAGGAGATCAGCGTCGAGCAACTCTCGGCACGGGCCTGCATGTCGCCGCGCACCTTCGCCCGCCGCTTCCGGACGGAGACGGGGACCACCCCCTACCGCTGGCTGCTGGCACAGCGGTTGCTCAACGCCCAGCGGCTGCTGGAGAACACCGACGAGACGATGGAGGTGATCGCGGCCCGTACGGGATTCGCCAACGCGGCGGCCCTGCGGTACCAGTTCGTGCGGTCCCTCAACACCACCCCCAACGCCTACCGGCGTGCCTTCCGGGGGCGGTTGTCCGACATCACCAGACAATGA
- a CDS encoding helix-turn-helix domain-containing protein, translated as MAALTAAVADMYKALGEAQDALEAQEQLIKGLRAAAGPSPSAGVLAARAALDLLTARERQILVLISQGNSNRRVARALGISEKTVKNHLSAVFTKAGVSDRTQAVVLGIRGGIVSLDGAFNDASPPTRPTSSSAGIPTDSGPC; from the coding sequence GTGGCGGCCCTGACCGCAGCGGTCGCCGACATGTACAAGGCGCTCGGTGAGGCACAGGACGCGCTCGAAGCCCAGGAGCAGCTGATAAAGGGCTTACGGGCGGCCGCGGGGCCGTCCCCCTCCGCGGGGGTCCTCGCGGCCCGGGCGGCGCTCGACCTCTTGACGGCCCGTGAGCGCCAGATTCTGGTGCTCATCTCCCAGGGGAATTCCAATCGCCGCGTCGCCAGGGCGCTCGGAATTTCCGAAAAGACGGTGAAGAACCACTTGTCCGCCGTCTTCACGAAGGCCGGCGTATCCGACCGCACGCAAGCTGTCGTATTGGGAATCCGGGGCGGGATCGTCTCCCTCGACGGGGCCTTCAACGATGCCTCACCACCCACGAGACCCACGAGTTCGAGTGCGGGAATCCCCACCGATTCAGGTCCATGCTGA